The following are encoded together in the Gouania willdenowi chromosome 14, fGouWil2.1, whole genome shotgun sequence genome:
- the LOC114475987 gene encoding beta-crystallin A1-like: MALINPTPMGPWKITVYDQEFFQGRRMEFTASCQNIMECGMENIRSLKVECGAWVGYEHSSFCGQQFILEKGDYPRFEAYSGSNSYRIERMISFRPVCCANQKNSKITIYEKENMMGRQFELCDDYPSLQAMGWMNKEVGSMQVQAGAFVCYQFPGYRGHQYILESDCRGGEYKCYREFGSHSQTPQIQSIRRIQH, from the exons ATCACTGTGTACGACCAGGAGTTCTTCCAGGGCAGACGTATGGAGTTTACCGCCAGCTGCCAGAACATCATGGAGTGTGGGATGGAGAACATCCGCTCTCTGAAGGTTGAGTGTGGAGC CTGGGTGGGCTACGAACACTCCAGCTTCTGCGGCCAGCAGTTCATCCTGGAGAAGGGAGACTATCCTCGCTTCGAGGCCTACAGTGGAAGCAACTCTTACCGCATTGAAAGGATGATCTCTTTCAGGCCTGTCTGCTGTGCT AACCAAAAGAATTCCAAAATCACCATCTATGAGAAGGAGAACATGATGGGCCGTCAGTTCGAGCTGTGCGATGACTACCCCTCTCTGCAGGCCATGGGCTGGATGAATAAGGAGGTCGGATCCATGCAAGTCCAGGCTGGAGC cttCGTGTGCTACCAGTTCCCTGGATACCGTGGCCACCAGTACATTCTGGAGTCCGACTGTCGTGGAGGTGAATACAAGTGTTACCGAGAGTTTGGCTCCCATTCCCAGACTCCTCAGATTCAGTCCATCAGGAGGATCCAGCACTGA